The genomic DNA GACGACGCGACCATCCGCCTCGACAGCATCGACTGGAACGTCCTGCCTGCCCTGTTCGCCACCGCGAACGCCGAACTCGGCGTGCCGAATCCGACGCTGCGCTACCTCATCGTCGAACCGGCCTGGACCTTCAACGACGACAAGCCGACCTTGCTGGTGTATCTCACCGACGACTACGGCGGCGCCTACCTCGCCGCGAACCTCGACGGTTCTCTCGTCACCATGTACCCCCGGGGCCGCTGAGACCACCGACTGAGGCCCGTAAGTCCGAATAGCTCGAGAGGTCTCACTCTATTCCGAACAACTGCGGCCCACCTTTTTCGCGACGCACCGGTCGCCGTCCCCCTGCGCACAGTCAGTGGCTCCGGTGCATCACCCTAGTGCGTCGCGTTTGCGGCGGAGCAGCGCGCGTTCACTCTCGTTGCCCGCCAACAGGATCGCGTTCTCGTATTCGTCGCGAGCATCGGCAGGGCGGCCCAGCTGGGCGAGCAGTTCGGCCCTGGCGGCGGGCAGGTAGTGGTACCGGGCCAGTTTCCCCTGCTCGACCAACTCGTCCACGATCCGCAACGCCGCGGCCGGGCCGTTGGCCTTGGACACCGCGACCGCGCGGTTGAGTTCGACGACCGGGGAAGGTGCGAGCCGGCCCAGCGCTTCGTAGAGCACCGCGATGCGTTCCCAGTCGGTGTCATCCACGGAGGCGGCCATAGCGTGGGTCTCGGCGATGGCCGCCTGTAATCCGTAGGCGCCGCGGCCACGGCCGAGTGCGTCGGCACGGGCCAGAGCCGCTCGTCCGCGCAGGATGCGGCCGCGATCCCAGCGGGAGCGGTCCTGGTCGGCCAGCAGGACGGGCTGTCCGTCGGCGTCGAGGCGGGCCGGGAAGCGCGCGGCGGTCAGTTCCATCAACGCGACCAGGCCGTGCACTTCCGGTTCTTCGGGCACGGTGCTCGCCAGTACTCGGGCCAAGCGCAACGCTTCTCGGGAGAGGTCGGGGCGCATCCAGTCCTCGCCCGTCGCGGCGGCATGCCCTTCGTTGAACACCAGGTACAGCACGCCGAGCACCCCGGCCAGCCGATCGCCGAACTCCGCGCGCGGTGGCACGGCGAACGGCACCTTCGCCGCCGCGAGGGTCTTCTTCGCGCGCACGATGCGCTGCTGCACGGTGCTGGTCGGCTGGAGGAAGGCGCGGGCGATCGCCTCGCTGGTCAAGCCGCCGACCACGCGCAATGTCAGCGCCACCTGTGCCTCCCGGGAGAGCACCGGGTGGCAGGAGACGAACAGCAGTCGGAGCATGTCGTCGTCGATGTGGTCGGGGTCGAAGGGCAGCGCGGCGGCCGCGCCGACCGCCTCGGCCTCCTCGGCGGCCACCTCGCGCGCGAGCGTGGCCAGACGCTCGTCGTAGCGTTGCTGCCTGCGCCAGCCGTCGATCGCCTTGCGTTTGGCGACCGTCGTCAGCCATGCCCCGGGGTTGGCGGGCACGCCTGTGTGCGGCCATTGCGCGAGCGCGTCGGCCAGTGCCTCCTGGGCCAGGTCCTCGGCCAGCGAGAAGTCGCCGACGGCGCGGGTCAAGGCGGCGACGATGCGCGCCGACTCGATCCGCCACACCGCCGCGACCGAGCGCCGCGCGGACTCCAGGCTGTCCGCGCGGCCGAGTTCGTTCTTCGGGGTCATCCGTCGGTCCGGGTTCTGCGAACTCGTGCCTCGCGACTCAGCTCTGGCGCGACTCGAGTTCCTCGCGCCAGCCCGCTTCCTTCTGGACCCACTCGTTGTCCTGCGGGAAGTCCGCGGCTTCGGTGACGCGGCGCAGCTCGATCTTGGAGCCCGGGCCCAGCGGCACGCGCTTGGCCCATTCGATCGCTTCCTCGGTGGTCGCGACCTCGATGAGCCAGAATCCGCCGAACAGTTCCTTGGTCTCGCCGTAGGGGCCGTCGGTGACCAGCGGCGGGGTCGAGGAGAAGTCGACGACGAACCCTTCCTCGGGGACCAAGCCCTCGCCGCCGAGCAGGACGCCCGCCTTCATCAGGGACTCGTTGTAGCGGCCCATGTCCTCGATGATCTGCTCGAACGGGATGTCCTTCGACGCCTCGATCGCCTCGTCGGTGGCGCGCATGATCAGCATGTACTTCATCGGTTCACTCCTTCGTCCGGGGCCGCGATTCGACCCTCTCATCATGGCGTCGAACCGTACGCGCCCCGATCGACACACGGCGGAAAAAAATTTTCGGAGCATGCCGTCGAAGCGCCTTTCGATGCCTGCGGACCGCGAACCGATCAATCCACGAACGCCCGCTCGATGATCGCCTCGGTGTTCACCCCGACCGGCAGCGTGCCGAAGGCGATCCCCCAGTCGTCGCCGAGCCGGGTGGCGCAGAACGCGTCGGCGACGGCGGCGTGGCCGTGCCGAACCAATTGCGCGCCTTGCAGAACCAGCGCCATCAGTTCGACCACCCGGCGGGCGCGATACTCGATGTCGGACAGGTCGGACAGTTCCTTGCCGACGCGATCGATCGCGTCGTCCAGGCGTGGGTTCTCACCGCGGGACTTGTTCACCTCGTCGAAATAGGCCTGCACAGTCTCGGGCTGACGGCCCATCGCGCGCAACGCGTCCAGCGCCGCCACATTGCCCGAGCCCTCCCAGATCGACATGAGCGGGGACTCGCGGTAGAGCCGGGGCATGCCGGACTCCTCGGCATATCCGTTGCCGCCCAGGCATTCCAGGGCCTCGGCGGTGTGCATGGGGGCGCGCTTGCACACCCAGTACTTGGTGATCGCGAGGGCGATGCGGCGCAGGGCGGCTTCGGCGGGGTCGCTGCCCGCGCGGTCGGTGGCCCCGGCCAGGCGCATCATCACGGTGGTGGCGGCGTCGGACTCGATGAGCAGGTCGGCCAGGACGTTGCGCATGGCGGGCTGGTCGACCAGTTTCGCGCCGAAGGCGGAACGGTGCCGGGCGTGGTGCGCGGCGAGCACCGTGGCCGCGCGCATGTTGGTGGCCGAGCCGATCACGCAGTCCAGGCGGGTCATGTTGACCATCTCGATGATGGTCTTGACGCCCTGCCCCTCGCCGCCGACGAGCCAGCCGGTGGCGTTCTCGTACTCGATCTCCGAGGACGCGTTGGACTTGTTGCCCAGCTTGTCCTTGAGGCGCTGGATGCGGATCGGGTTGCGGGAGCCGTCGGGCAGCACCCTGGGCAGCAGGAAGCAGGACAGGCCGCCGGGCGCCTGGGCCAGGGTGAGGAACATGTCCGACATCGGGGCGGAGGTGAACCATTTGTGGCCGACGATGCGGTAGCTGCCGTCCGCGTGCGGGGTGGCGGTGGTGGTGTTGGCCCGGACGTCGGAGCCGCCCTGCTTCTCGGTCATCGACATGCCCGCGATGAGGCCGGACTTGGTGGACGGTTCGCGCAGGCCGAAATCGTAGTCGCGGGAGGCGAGCAGCGGCTCGTAGGCGGCGGCGAGCTCGGCGTTGTGGCGCAGAGCGGGGACCACGGCGTAGGTCATGGAGATCGGGCACATGTGGCCCGCGTCGGCGAAGCCCCAGGTGGCGAACTTGGCGGCGCGGGCGACGTGGGCGCCGGGGCGATCGTCGAGCCAGGGGGCGCCGTGCAGGCCGTGCTCGACGGCGACGGTCATGAGTTCGTGCCAGTACGGATGGAATTCGACTTCGTCGACACGGTGGCCGTAGCGGTCGTGGGTACGCAGGACGGGCGGGCACTCGTTGGCGAGCCTGCCCCATTCCTGGGCGCGCGGACTGCCCGCGAGCAGGCCGAGTTCGCGTACTTCGGCTTCGGCCCAGCCCGCGCCCTCGCGGTGCAGGCCCTCCAGGAGCGCCGGATTGCGCGAGAAGTCGAAGGGGGTGATGTCGGGGGCCTGGTTGAAGACGTCATGAGTGTGCATCGGGCGCTCCCGGTAGAGGTGTGGTGGTGGCATCGGTGCCTGTGGGCGCGCCGAGCGCTCGCAGGGCGAAGGCGACGAGGTCGGGCACGACGGCGGCGTTGTGCGGATTGGTGGCCAGCGGCCCGGCGAGCACCTCGCCGATCGCGCCGACCAGCGCCGCGCCGGTCGTATAGGGGTTCTGGGCGGGCAGCTCGCCGGCCGCCACGCCGTCGGCGACGGCCGCGACGAAGGTGTCGGTGAAGGCGCGCCGGAAGCGCAGGCGTTCGATGTCGACCACGGCGTCCACCGGCTCGACCAGCAGCACGTAGGCGAGTTTCGGATTGCGCAGCGCGCGTCCGGCGAAGGTCTGCACGGCGGCGACCACGCGCTCGGTGGCGCTGCCGGAGGACGACGCCGCGACGACGGCGTCTGCCTCTCTGCCGACCACCGCGCGGAACACGGCGGTCACCAGTTCGGCTTTGCTCTCGAAGTGCTTGTAGACGGTGCCGGTGGCCACGCCCGCGGTCGCCGCGACGGTGGCCATCGACAGCCCGGCGAAGCCCTGCTGGGACAGCACCGTCGTCGCGGCCTGCACGATCAGCCGCGCCTGCGCGTCCAGCCTGGCCTGCATGGCAGGGCTTCGGCGATACACCATACAAAAAGTGAACCACTTATTCACTTCTTCGCGCAAGGGGTCGCCCACCAGCGCTTTCGGGGGCTATGTTCGAGCGATGAGCCACAGCGCCTCCGAGGCCACCGGACCCGCCGTGCGGGTGGAACGCGACGGTCCGGTCACGACGGTGATCCTGCACCGTCCCCAGGCCCGCAATGCCGTCGACGGACCGACCGCCTCGGCCCTCGCCGACGCCTTCCGCGAGTTCGACGCCGACCCGGACGCCTCGGTCGCGGTGTTCTGGGGAGACGGCGGAACCTTCTGCGCCGGAGCCGATCTCAAGAGCCTGGGCACCGAGCGGAGCAATCGCGCGGAGCCCGACGGCGACGGGCCGATGGGGCCGACGCGGATGGTGCTGAGCAAGCCGGTGATCGCGGCGATCGGCGGACACGCCGTCGCGGGCGGATTGGAGCTGGCCCTGTGGTGCGATCTGCGCGTCGCCGAGGAGGACGCCACGCTCGGTGTCTTCTGCCGACGCTGGGGTGTGCCGCTCATCGACGGCGGCACAGTGCGTTTGCCCCGGTTGATCGGGGCGGGACGGGCGATGGACCTGGTGCTCACCGGGCGTCCGGTGGATGCGCGGGAGGCGCTGCGGATCGGACTGGTGGATCGTGTGGTGCCCACCGGGCAGGCGCGGGCCGCCGCCGAGGAACTCGCCGCCCAACTCGCCGCGCTTCCCCAGGCCTGCCTGCGCTCGGACCGCATGTCGCTGCTGGAGCAGGAGGGCATGGACGAGGCGACGGCGCTCGCCAACGAGTTCCGGCACGGGCTCGCCGCGCTGAGCGCCGGAGCACTCGACGGGGCGCAGCGGTTCGCGGCGGGCGCGGGTCGGCACGGCGCCGCGGAGTGAACGGCACGGGTGACATGCGGGTCACGGGTGTGCCCAGCGACGTCGGCGGTGACCGTGGCTCGAACGCGATGAGCGGTATACCGGCCCCGAGCGCCACGACCGGCACCGGCGGCCCGCACGCCCCGGAGCGGACGAGCGCGACGAGTTCGACTCGGCTCGGTGTCGTCGACGAGATCTTCCTGCGCGGGCACCGGGGGCTCGGCACCCCGAATGTCCTGCAGGGCCTGTGGCGCACCGCCGATCGCGTGGACCCGGATCTGCTGCGCAGGCTGCACGCGGCCCTGCGCACCGGCGATCTGGGCAGACGCGTGATCCGCTCGCGTGTGCCCGGCGCCCGGCCCGCCTGGCGCCCGAACCAGCGCGCCCACCCGCTCGTGCTCGCGAGTGCGCCGCTGACCGCCGCGCAGGCGCTGACCTGGGCCGATGGTCAGGGCGAGGGTCTCGATCCCGAGTTCGGGCCCGGCTGGCGGTTGTCGGCCACACCGTTGGACGACGGCGGCACCATCATCGCCCTGACCTGCTCGCACGTCCTCGCCGACGCGCGCGGGCTCGTTCTCGCGGCGAGCCTTGCGCTGGCTCGGCTCGAGGCGGACGGCCCGAACACCCCCGGCGGCAGGCCGTCGACACCTGCCGGTATCGAGTCGGAATGGCGAGACGCGGCGCGGCAGTGGTCGATCGTGGTCGGCGGGACGCTGCGCGCGGTGCGCGGTCTGGGCGCACATCCGGTGCGAGCGGTTCGTGACGCGGCACCGAATCGCGACGGTCACGCTCACGCGGCGGATGATCCGCTACCGGTGCACAGCGTGGCAGCCCAGTGCGACGCGGCCACCTGGGACCGGGTCGCGACCGAGCGTGACGGCACCGCCAACAGCCTGTTCATCCAGTTGGTCGCCGAGACACTGCGGACAGCGGGCGCCGCGCGGGATTTCGCGTGGGCCGGGATCGAGGCGAGCCTGCCGGTGGACACCCGGGACGAACCGCGGGTGGCCAACGACATCGCGGTGACCTCGGTGGTCGTCGAGCCCACCGACACACCGGCCACCCTGCGGGCGAAGGCGCGCGCCGCCTACGAGCACCGGATGACCGGCCCGGCCGGTGTGCCGGAGGAGATCCTCCAGGTCGTCGGCGACCGGCTCGCACATCGGATGGCCGCGGGCGCGGGCGAACGCGACATCCTCTGCTCGAATATCGGCGATCTGCCCGAGCAACTGAACAGCTTCGGCCCGCATCGATGCCTCGGCGTGGCAGCCCGGGCGATCCACCCCGGGCTGACCGTCCGCACCCGGCCGAGGACCCGGCTCTCGGGCTACCTGTGCCGCATCGGCGCGGACTACACGCTGTGTCTGGTGGCCCTCGACCCGCCCGGCGTCGACTCCCCGGACGCGCTGGCCGCCGCGGCCACCCGGGTCGCCTCGGACCTGGGGCTCTCGCTGTCGTTCTGGTGACCGGGTCAGACGAGCTCGCCCTGCCGAGTGACGCGGGCGAGGACCGAGTCCGGCACCGCCACAGCGGGTTCCAGGTCGATGGCGCCGACGGGCGGATCGAAGACCTGGCGCATCGGCAGCACACCGGCCCACACTCCGCCTTCGGCGATGTCCTCGGAATCGTCGCGAGGGCCGCCCTCACGCACCTTGACCGAGGCTTCGGTGAGGTCGACCGCCAGGACCAGGGTCGCCGCCATCTCCTTGCGGTTCGGCGGGCGCACCCGCTCCCACGCGCCGGGGGCCGCGTGCTCGACGATGATGCGCAGGGCCCGCATCCGCTCGCCGGGGTCGGTGATCTCCACCGCGCGCCCCCGGATCACGGCCGAGCGGTAATTCATCGAGAAGTGCATGGCCGAGCGGGCGTAGACGACGCCGTCGACATGGGTGACGGCCACCGAGATCTCCGCGCCGAGCGCGGCGCGCATATTGCCCGCGCCGGTCGATCCGTGCAGGTAGAGGAATCGGCCGTCGTGACCGTAGGCGGTGGGCAGCACCACGGGGTCGCCGTCGAGCAGCACGCCGAGGTGGCAGACGAGTCCGGCGTCGAGCACGGCGTCGAGTTCGGCGCGATCCGTGCGGCCCCGGTCCTTGGCTCGGGTCGGCGTGCTACGTGGGGTCGGGGACAGCGGCGGGCGGGTGGGGGCGGGGAGATCTGCTGGCATGGATTCAGCATGCGGCCCCCAGTGGCATGATCGAAGGGCCAATTCCACGAGGATTCGACAGTCCACTTGGGGAGAGATCGTGCTCGACGAATTGCCGGTCGTCCTCGACCGCGCCGCCGCGGAGCCGCTCGCGGTGCAGGTGGCCGCGGCCCTGCGGACCGCCGCCACCGGCGGGGTCCTGCGCGGCGGCGACCGGCTGCCCTCCACCAGAGCGCTGGCCGAACGGCTCGGGGTGAGCCGAAGCGTGATCGCGGCCGCCTACGACCAGTTGCACGCCGAGGGCTGGATCGCGGGCAGGCGCGGCTCCGGCACCTACCTGACCGCCGCCCCCGCCGCCGCGCCCGAACGCCGTCCCACCGGACCCGGCGACGGCGCGCGTACGGCATCACACGATCTCGGTCCCGGCGCACCGTGCGTGGCGGCCATCGACCGGGCGGCGTGGCGGCGGGCATGGCGCACGGCGGCGGACCGTTCGCCGATCGTGCGCAAGGATCGCGGCGGGGACCCCGCGTACGTGGCGGCGGTCGCCGAGCATCTGCTGCGCCATCGCGGCCTGCGCGCGGGTGGGGACACCGTCGTCCTGGCGACCGCGGGAACCAGCGCGGCCGTCGCCGAACTCGCGGCCGCGCTGCTGCGCCCCGGCGACGCGGTGGCCGTCGAGAACCCCGGCTAC from Nocardia higoensis includes the following:
- a CDS encoding acyl-CoA dehydrogenase family protein produces the protein MHTHDVFNQAPDITPFDFSRNPALLEGLHREGAGWAEAEVRELGLLAGSPRAQEWGRLANECPPVLRTHDRYGHRVDEVEFHPYWHELMTVAVEHGLHGAPWLDDRPGAHVARAAKFATWGFADAGHMCPISMTYAVVPALRHNAELAAAYEPLLASRDYDFGLREPSTKSGLIAGMSMTEKQGGSDVRANTTTATPHADGSYRIVGHKWFTSAPMSDMFLTLAQAPGGLSCFLLPRVLPDGSRNPIRIQRLKDKLGNKSNASSEIEYENATGWLVGGEGQGVKTIIEMVNMTRLDCVIGSATNMRAATVLAAHHARHRSAFGAKLVDQPAMRNVLADLLIESDAATTVMMRLAGATDRAGSDPAEAALRRIALAITKYWVCKRAPMHTAEALECLGGNGYAEESGMPRLYRESPLMSIWEGSGNVAALDALRAMGRQPETVQAYFDEVNKSRGENPRLDDAIDRVGKELSDLSDIEYRARRVVELMALVLQGAQLVRHGHAAVADAFCATRLGDDWGIAFGTLPVGVNTEAIIERAFVD
- a CDS encoding pyridoxamine 5'-phosphate oxidase family protein, whose protein sequence is MPADLPAPTRPPLSPTPRSTPTRAKDRGRTDRAELDAVLDAGLVCHLGVLLDGDPVVLPTAYGHDGRFLYLHGSTGAGNMRAALGAEISVAVTHVDGVVYARSAMHFSMNYRSAVIRGRAVEITDPGERMRALRIIVEHAAPGAWERVRPPNRKEMAATLVLAVDLTEASVKVREGGPRDDSEDIAEGGVWAGVLPMRQVFDPPVGAIDLEPAVAVPDSVLARVTRQGELV
- a CDS encoding YciI family protein, whose protein sequence is MKYMLIMRATDEAIEASKDIPFEQIIEDMGRYNESLMKAGVLLGGEGLVPEEGFVVDFSSTPPLVTDGPYGETKELFGGFWLIEVATTEEAIEWAKRVPLGPGSKIELRRVTEAADFPQDNEWVQKEAGWREELESRQS
- a CDS encoding RNA polymerase sigma factor yields the protein MTPKNELGRADSLESARRSVAAVWRIESARIVAALTRAVGDFSLAEDLAQEALADALAQWPHTGVPANPGAWLTTVAKRKAIDGWRRQQRYDERLATLAREVAAEEAEAVGAAAALPFDPDHIDDDMLRLLFVSCHPVLSREAQVALTLRVVGGLTSEAIARAFLQPTSTVQQRIVRAKKTLAAAKVPFAVPPRAEFGDRLAGVLGVLYLVFNEGHAAATGEDWMRPDLSREALRLARVLASTVPEEPEVHGLVALMELTAARFPARLDADGQPVLLADQDRSRWDRGRILRGRAALARADALGRGRGAYGLQAAIAETHAMAASVDDTDWERIAVLYEALGRLAPSPVVELNRAVAVSKANGPAAALRIVDELVEQGKLARYHYLPAARAELLAQLGRPADARDEYENAILLAGNESERALLRRKRDALG
- a CDS encoding crotonase/enoyl-CoA hydratase family protein: MSHSASEATGPAVRVERDGPVTTVILHRPQARNAVDGPTASALADAFREFDADPDASVAVFWGDGGTFCAGADLKSLGTERSNRAEPDGDGPMGPTRMVLSKPVIAAIGGHAVAGGLELALWCDLRVAEEDATLGVFCRRWGVPLIDGGTVRLPRLIGAGRAMDLVLTGRPVDAREALRIGLVDRVVPTGQARAAAEELAAQLAALPQACLRSDRMSLLEQEGMDEATALANEFRHGLAALSAGALDGAQRFAAGAGRHGAAE
- a CDS encoding TetR/AcrR family transcriptional regulator, whose amino-acid sequence is MVYRRSPAMQARLDAQARLIVQAATTVLSQQGFAGLSMATVAATAGVATGTVYKHFESKAELVTAVFRAVVGREADAVVAASSSGSATERVVAAVQTFAGRALRNPKLAYVLLVEPVDAVVDIERLRFRRAFTDTFVAAVADGVAAGELPAQNPYTTGAALVGAIGEVLAGPLATNPHNAAVVPDLVAFALRALGAPTGTDATTTPLPGAPDAHS